A stretch of Peteryoungia algae DNA encodes these proteins:
- a CDS encoding dihydrofolate reductase, translating to MTPIKTVIIVAVSQNGIIGRDGDMPWKLSTDLRRFKALSMGKPLVMGRKTFESVGSKPLPGRPHIIVSRSEVFDMPGVESAASLEDALDRAKSMARTSGVAEVCIVGGGEIYRQALEHADMLHVTHVETVVDGDTSFPQIDPAVFELIEETSVPAGEKDNFPTRYAIYRRRSA from the coding sequence ATGACTCCCATCAAGACCGTGATCATCGTGGCCGTTTCGCAAAACGGCATTATCGGCCGTGATGGCGACATGCCGTGGAAGCTGTCGACGGATCTCAGGCGCTTCAAGGCGCTGAGCATGGGCAAGCCGCTGGTGATGGGGCGCAAGACTTTCGAATCCGTCGGGTCGAAGCCGCTGCCGGGTCGTCCACACATCATCGTCAGCCGCAGCGAGGTCTTCGACATGCCCGGCGTGGAAAGCGCGGCGAGCCTCGAAGACGCGCTGGACCGTGCGAAAAGCATGGCCCGCACAAGTGGCGTCGCGGAAGTCTGTATCGTCGGCGGTGGGGAAATCTACCGTCAGGCGCTTGAGCATGCCGACATGTTGCATGTCACGCATGTCGAGACGGTCGTTGATGGCGATACCTCGTTTCCGCAGATCGATCCTGCGGTGTTCGAGCTCATCGAGGAGACTTCGGTTCCGGCGGGCGAAAAGGACAATTTCCCGACGCGATACGCGATATACCGTCGCAGAAGCGCCTGA
- a CDS encoding thymidylate synthase, producing MHQYHDLLRHVLDNGSDRGDRTGTGTRSVFGHQMRFDLADGFPVITTKRLHLKSIIHELLWFLKGDTNIRYLKENGVSIWDEWADEDGNLGPVYGAQWRSWPDYDGGHIDQMARLVESIKTNPNSRRHIVTAWNPALVDEMALPPCHCLFQFYVADGRLSCQLYQRSADIFLGVPFNIASYALLTLMMAQVTGLEPGDFVHTLGDAHLYANHFDQAKLQLTRTPKALPVMKLNPEVKDLFSFAYEDFSLVGYEADASIKAPIAV from the coding sequence CGCTCCGTGTTCGGTCATCAGATGCGATTCGATCTGGCCGACGGCTTTCCTGTCATCACGACCAAGCGCCTGCACTTGAAGTCGATCATTCATGAACTGCTCTGGTTCTTGAAGGGTGACACGAATATCCGCTACCTCAAGGAAAATGGCGTCAGCATCTGGGACGAATGGGCCGACGAAGACGGCAATCTCGGACCTGTCTACGGTGCGCAGTGGCGGTCCTGGCCGGATTATGATGGCGGCCATATCGACCAGATGGCCCGGCTCGTCGAGAGCATCAAGACGAACCCCAATTCGCGCCGGCATATCGTCACCGCCTGGAACCCGGCGCTGGTGGACGAAATGGCGCTGCCACCCTGCCACTGCCTGTTCCAGTTCTACGTCGCCGACGGACGGCTCTCCTGCCAACTCTACCAGCGCTCTGCCGACATCTTTCTCGGCGTGCCCTTCAACATTGCGTCCTATGCGCTGCTGACCTTGATGATGGCCCAGGTGACGGGGCTCGAGCCGGGGGATTTCGTGCACACTCTGGGTGATGCGCATCTCTATGCGAACCATTTCGACCAGGCCAAGCTTCAACTGACCCGCACGCCGAAGGCATTGCCGGTGATGAAACTCAATCCCGAGGTGAAGGATCTGTTTTCCTTTGCCTATGAGGACTTTAGCCTGGTCGGCTATGAAGCCGATGCGAGCATCAAGGCACCGATCGCCGTCTAG